The Shewanella japonica genome has a window encoding:
- a CDS encoding substrate-binding periplasmic protein produces the protein MKVFLNVFLFQFLCMFIWLIPVAGAMAKPYSFVGIQGLAEQEVGARLFDGFCKKYQLNCEIEMLPASRAELNVCEAKSAGEIMRIWEYGIDNPDLIRVPTPYYHLKTALLVRSDNRLNIYSLKDIVDVNVGVIRGVKHTEQIDVNPDKLLKVASTEQLMQLLVKGRIDVAVTSRLDGASTLNKMNIDNVMILPVELQTYPLYVYLNSEYAHLAPILDSAINESINAGLMEQWQVVAEQSVISKIH, from the coding sequence ATGAAAGTGTTTCTTAATGTTTTCTTATTTCAGTTTCTTTGTATGTTCATTTGGCTAATACCTGTCGCTGGTGCGATGGCAAAACCCTATTCTTTTGTTGGTATCCAAGGGCTAGCAGAGCAGGAAGTCGGGGCCAGATTATTTGATGGATTTTGCAAAAAGTACCAATTAAATTGTGAAATTGAAATGTTGCCTGCAAGCCGAGCTGAGCTTAATGTGTGCGAAGCTAAAAGTGCCGGTGAAATCATGCGCATATGGGAATATGGCATTGATAATCCCGATCTCATTCGTGTTCCCACTCCTTATTACCACTTAAAAACGGCATTACTGGTTCGCAGTGATAATCGCCTCAATATATACTCGCTAAAAGATATCGTCGATGTCAATGTGGGAGTGATCCGTGGTGTTAAACATACCGAACAAATTGACGTAAACCCAGATAAGTTATTAAAAGTGGCGTCTACTGAGCAACTCATGCAGCTTTTAGTTAAAGGTCGTATTGATGTGGCGGTGACCAGTCGTTTAGATGGTGCAAGTACATTGAATAAGATGAATATCGACAATGTGATGATATTGCCTGTAGAGCTACAAACTTACCCCTTATATGTGTATCTGAACAGCGAATATGCCCATTTGGCTCCTATATTGGATAGCGCCATTAACGAAAGCATTAACGCTGGATTAATGGAGCAATGGCAGGTAGTCGCTGAACAATCCGTGATATCAAAAATTCATTAG
- a CDS encoding MAPEG family protein produces the protein MSLMISGFYASLTVLLAIGLSIRVIKQRRVNKVGIGTGGNADLALAKRVHENLLENAPLALILFMLAEFNGLPAAISHCFGTVWIVARLLHAIGLTAAKGGVHFGRVWGVLLTWVVMVGLAIVNIGFFIGL, from the coding sequence ATGTCATTGATGATTTCAGGGTTCTACGCCAGCTTAACCGTGCTACTTGCAATAGGTTTGTCCATCAGAGTGATTAAGCAGCGAAGGGTCAATAAAGTCGGTATTGGCACTGGTGGTAATGCTGATTTAGCGTTGGCAAAGCGTGTCCATGAAAACTTGCTAGAAAATGCTCCTCTTGCACTGATTTTATTCATGCTGGCTGAGTTTAATGGGTTACCTGCAGCAATATCGCATTGTTTTGGTACCGTGTGGATTGTGGCGAGATTATTACATGCCATAGGGTTAACTGCTGCTAAAGGCGGTGTTCACTTTGGCCGCGTTTGGGGCGTATTGTTAACTTGGGTTGTGATGGTTGGCTTAGCGATTGTAAATATTGGATTTTTTATTGGTTTATAA
- a CDS encoding DUF6491 family protein, with protein sequence MLNKMIIALVSLMLLGCSASEASKQKAALYQFDELTEVTSIDNFRMDGWRTMDNRTVFVDSRPKQTYLIVLSGVNTNLTFAKALVITSRMGKVTVGFDTVSTGDAPQFKSQIKKIYQIDSKEQEQQIRDKIAGFENIK encoded by the coding sequence ATGTTGAATAAAATGATAATTGCGTTGGTATCGTTAATGTTATTGGGATGCAGTGCGTCAGAGGCAAGCAAACAAAAAGCTGCACTTTATCAATTTGATGAGCTGACTGAAGTCACCAGTATTGATAACTTTAGGATGGACGGTTGGCGAACTATGGACAATCGCACAGTGTTTGTTGATAGTCGACCAAAACAAACTTATCTCATTGTGTTAAGTGGGGTAAATACGAATTTAACGTTTGCAAAGGCCTTGGTTATTACATCTCGCATGGGTAAGGTGACAGTTGGGTTTGATACCGTATCAACTGGCGACGCTCCGCAATTTAAAAGTCAAATTAAGAAAATTTATCAAATCGATAGCAAGGAACAAGAACAGCAAATTCGTGACAAGATTGCTGGATTTGAAAACATCAAATAA
- a CDS encoding threonine/serine ThrE exporter family protein — MNDDNFIEKRRFIIKLGKALHKFGTPAYRLESHLQTVSSTLGIEGYFLISPTSMTFVLQHDTEQEYNHVARVKPGDLDLGSLARTFDLVEELSTGQRTLSEALERLEEIANKPNPYGHGLTLLSFGVSAGAFAMLMDTSWNDVFWSGMLGLLVYGLVFWAEKSKRVAEMLEPLAAVVCAILTCGIAAVVDPSINIPVVILSGIIIFIPGLALTLGLAELAARDLISGTARIMDAIMLLFKLYFGAVLGMTLGKVMFGESVYIEPDLLPRYASWAAVPLLSMALVIIFKARIKDSPWGICAGIVAYFSAMLGGLYLGESIGIFVGALAVGIYSNLYARWMKAPVSIALLQGIVILVPGSKTYIGLNAMISGETMLNQAHLGTQVFLIFMSLIAGLIFANVIVPPKRSL; from the coding sequence ATGAACGATGACAACTTCATTGAAAAACGCAGATTTATCATAAAATTAGGCAAAGCCCTGCATAAATTCGGTACGCCCGCTTACCGTCTTGAATCCCACTTACAAACGGTGTCTTCGACCTTAGGAATTGAGGGATACTTTTTAATATCACCCACCTCAATGACCTTTGTCTTGCAGCACGATACCGAACAAGAATATAACCATGTTGCCAGGGTTAAACCCGGTGACTTGGATTTAGGCTCTTTGGCGCGCACCTTTGATTTGGTTGAAGAGCTTAGTACAGGGCAACGTACCCTGAGTGAAGCACTCGAGCGTTTAGAAGAAATTGCCAATAAACCTAACCCTTACGGCCATGGGCTAACGTTATTGTCCTTTGGGGTGAGTGCTGGCGCGTTTGCGATGCTAATGGATACCAGCTGGAACGATGTTTTTTGGTCTGGCATGCTGGGCTTACTAGTTTACGGATTAGTATTTTGGGCAGAAAAATCTAAACGTGTCGCTGAAATGCTTGAACCGTTAGCGGCTGTAGTCTGTGCGATTTTAACCTGTGGTATTGCAGCGGTGGTTGATCCCAGCATCAATATACCCGTGGTCATCTTGTCAGGGATCATTATTTTTATCCCTGGTTTAGCGCTCACACTTGGTTTAGCTGAGCTTGCCGCTCGAGATTTAATATCAGGCACAGCAAGGATCATGGATGCGATCATGCTGCTTTTTAAATTGTATTTTGGTGCTGTACTTGGCATGACTTTGGGTAAAGTGATGTTTGGCGAATCTGTGTATATTGAACCCGATTTACTCCCTCGCTATGCCTCATGGGCAGCCGTTCCATTACTGTCTATGGCGCTGGTTATCATCTTTAAAGCACGTATCAAAGACTCACCTTGGGGAATTTGCGCAGGTATTGTGGCGTATTTCTCGGCTATGTTAGGCGGTCTTTACCTAGGGGAGTCGATTGGTATATTTGTTGGCGCACTGGCTGTTGGCATTTATTCAAACCTTTATGCTCGTTGGATGAAAGCACCCGTATCAATTGCACTGCTTCAAGGTATTGTTATTTTGGTTCCAGGTAGTAAAACTTATATTGGTTTAAATGCAATGATCTCAGGTGAGACCATGCTAAACCAGGCTCATTTAGGCACACAGGTATTTTTAATTTTTATGTCACTTATTGCAGGTTTAATTTTTGCAAACGTGATTGTGCCTCCTAAACGTAGCCTTTAA
- a CDS encoding methyl-accepting chemotaxis protein, translating into MKLKHKFNLIIVPAVVCGFMLLATLTIYFSLATMKQTAENTVSGNSALLQKNIDSWYQHNQGIISALIRSPYIRETLQANNAYIDNRISTGNNVSEVAEQLSKHFAALASEFQFRNLALLNKQGVAIAASNQQRIGQSYQQLPYVNAAFNQADIVISNPRKSRVDGKLLVTFAKRVQGEGVLFASIPLDNFYHDFVDISQHDEHSYAFILSAQCELIAHPLIDSQRAFASHQALCKQQGGIVDFEENGVAYLGSIRQQASTGWIIVSATDKKVMAASQSQLILLSSIVALVSSLLITGLILGLVNAITKGLGTMVTAVDDLSVGDSNLTHLDAKKWQALLQRTDELGHMSQSMKQLIEMQKRQVAAAEIIASGDLTCQPSVAGERDLLGHALVEMVHNLTLLTVSVKQNTQQIISATEDLNHHSNSLAQSATEQLTSVGSISAALQEIDSQIHLTANATEEMNQKGQSAYLAAKAGNDRMQALRVALQDIHVSGEQIATIMREITQIAEQTNLIALNAAIEAARAGEFGRGFSVVADEVRNLASRSAEAADKTVKLVQVSLTKMDEGNLVAEQTGLAFNDIVAHMSYSAEQQDFIAQASKEQALATSELTEGLAQIDEVGQQVGMIANEVSEQSQGLSHLSTNLKAASDKFTIIETH; encoded by the coding sequence ATGAAGCTAAAACATAAGTTTAATCTCATTATTGTGCCAGCGGTTGTGTGTGGTTTTATGCTATTGGCAACACTGACTATTTACTTTAGTTTGGCCACCATGAAACAAACAGCTGAAAATACAGTAAGTGGTAATAGTGCATTGCTGCAAAAGAACATTGATAGTTGGTATCAGCATAACCAAGGTATTATTAGCGCACTCATTCGCAGCCCATATATACGTGAAACGTTACAAGCTAATAATGCTTACATAGACAATCGCATCTCGACAGGCAATAACGTCTCGGAGGTTGCTGAGCAACTCTCTAAGCACTTTGCGGCCTTAGCTTCTGAATTTCAATTTAGAAACCTCGCTTTACTCAATAAACAAGGTGTCGCCATCGCAGCAAGTAATCAGCAGCGTATTGGCCAAAGCTATCAGCAGCTTCCTTATGTTAACGCTGCATTTAACCAAGCAGATATTGTTATCTCTAACCCGAGAAAAAGCCGAGTAGACGGTAAGTTATTGGTCACTTTTGCGAAACGGGTTCAAGGTGAAGGGGTGTTATTTGCCAGTATCCCACTGGATAATTTTTACCATGACTTTGTTGATATTAGCCAACATGATGAGCATAGCTATGCGTTTATTTTATCAGCGCAATGTGAGCTTATTGCTCACCCATTAATAGACAGCCAGCGAGCGTTTGCGTCACACCAAGCATTGTGCAAACAACAAGGTGGCATCGTTGATTTTGAAGAGAATGGGGTCGCGTATCTTGGCTCAATCAGGCAACAAGCCAGTACGGGGTGGATCATTGTCAGTGCTACCGATAAAAAAGTTATGGCCGCAAGCCAGTCTCAATTAATACTGCTGAGCAGCATTGTGGCCTTAGTTTCATCATTATTGATCACAGGGCTTATTTTAGGGTTAGTGAATGCAATAACCAAAGGGTTAGGGACAATGGTCACCGCAGTCGATGATTTATCGGTAGGAGATAGCAATCTGACCCACCTTGATGCCAAAAAGTGGCAAGCACTATTACAACGCACTGATGAGCTAGGCCATATGAGCCAGTCAATGAAGCAATTAATTGAGATGCAAAAGCGCCAAGTTGCTGCGGCTGAAATTATCGCATCTGGTGACTTAACTTGTCAGCCGTCGGTAGCCGGTGAGCGAGATCTGTTAGGGCATGCGTTGGTTGAAATGGTGCATAACCTCACCTTGTTGACGGTATCGGTAAAGCAAAATACCCAGCAAATTATCAGTGCGACAGAAGATCTGAATCATCACAGCAACAGTCTGGCACAAAGTGCCACTGAGCAGCTAACGTCAGTAGGCTCGATCAGTGCAGCGTTGCAAGAAATAGACAGCCAGATCCATTTAACAGCTAACGCAACAGAAGAAATGAACCAAAAAGGTCAATCCGCTTATTTAGCTGCTAAAGCTGGTAATGATCGAATGCAAGCCTTGAGGGTCGCTTTACAAGATATTCATGTTTCAGGTGAACAAATTGCCACTATCATGCGAGAAATTACCCAGATTGCTGAACAAACTAACTTAATTGCACTTAATGCAGCCATTGAAGCGGCACGGGCAGGAGAGTTTGGCCGAGGGTTTTCTGTGGTGGCAGATGAAGTAAGAAACTTAGCAAGTCGCAGCGCTGAAGCGGCTGATAAAACGGTGAAATTAGTGCAAGTGTCGTTAACTAAAATGGATGAAGGTAATCTCGTTGCAGAGCAAACTGGCCTCGCATTCAACGATATTGTGGCTCACATGAGTTATTCAGCAGAGCAGCAAGATTTTATCGCTCAGGCAAGTAAGGAGCAGGCGTTAGCAACGTCGGAATTAACAGAAGGCTTGGCGCAAATAGATGAAGTTGGCCAACAAGTGGGTATGATTGCTAATGAAGTCTCTGAACAGTCTCAAGGACTGTCGCACTTAAGTACCAATTTAAAAGCTGCGAGTGATAAATTTACTATAATAGAAACTCACTAA
- a CDS encoding YgiQ family radical SAM protein: protein MQVESTLFNYPRYWAECYGTAPFLPMSRKEMDQLGWDSCDIIIVSGDAYVDHPSFGMAVIGRMLEAQGFRVGIICQPDWSNKNDFMKLGRPNLFFGVTAGNMDSMINRYTADRRIRSDDAYTPNDEGGKRPDRAVTVYTQRCKEAFKEVPVVIGGIEASLRRIAHYDYWSDKVRRSVIFDAKADILIYGNAERPLVEVAHRIANGEKMADLHDIRGTAVIRHEPLPGWKGMDSRKLDQLHKIDPIPNPYGADDVGCEKLSGPTDKKIFDNDAPKAISVQPPRPKPWEKTYVLLPAYEKVADDKYLYAHASRILHQEQNPGCARALFQAQGNRSVWVNPPAWPLNTDEMDAVFDLPYQRVPHPSYGKAKIPAYDMIKTSINIMRGCFGGCSFCSITEHEGRIIQSRSQESIIKEIKDIQEKVPGFTGVISDLGGPTANMYRLGCTSVKAETTCRRLSCVYPSICGHLGTDHKHTIDLYRAARDVPGIKKVLIASGVRYDLATEDPRYVKELAKHHVGGYLKIAPEHTEDGPLSKMMKPGMGSYHKFKELFDFYSKEAGKKQYLIPYFISAHPGTTDEDMLNLALWLKSEKFKLDQVQNFYPSPMANATTIYHTELNSLKNVKHSSEEVTVPKKGRQRRLHKALLRYHDPAGWPLIREALVAMGKEHLIGHGVQHIVPPEARNERQGFGAKNRGSKSDGSKKAFTRFSGNQFDDRKSSGKKPTPANKAKAEGGTSGSGKSSDKGNNAGKGKTGWSQKKKPFSAKGTGGAGQKQGKRPARAK, encoded by the coding sequence ATGCAAGTTGAATCCACGCTATTTAATTACCCAAGATACTGGGCCGAATGCTATGGCACGGCACCGTTTCTTCCTATGTCTCGTAAAGAGATGGATCAGCTTGGTTGGGATAGCTGCGATATTATTATTGTCAGTGGCGATGCTTATGTCGATCATCCAAGTTTTGGTATGGCTGTTATTGGCCGAATGCTCGAAGCGCAAGGGTTTCGAGTGGGGATTATTTGCCAGCCAGATTGGTCGAATAAAAATGACTTCATGAAGCTAGGTCGCCCGAATTTATTCTTTGGTGTTACTGCGGGCAACATGGATTCGATGATTAACCGCTACACCGCAGATCGTCGTATTCGTAGTGATGATGCTTATACGCCTAATGATGAAGGCGGCAAACGCCCCGATCGCGCGGTTACTGTTTACACCCAGCGCTGTAAAGAAGCCTTTAAAGAAGTGCCCGTCGTTATTGGGGGTATTGAGGCAAGCTTACGCCGTATCGCCCATTATGATTATTGGTCAGACAAAGTACGCCGTAGTGTTATTTTTGATGCCAAAGCCGATATCCTAATTTATGGTAATGCCGAGCGTCCGCTGGTGGAAGTCGCTCACCGTATTGCTAACGGTGAGAAAATGGCTGACTTGCACGATATTCGTGGTACCGCAGTTATTCGTCATGAACCATTGCCGGGCTGGAAAGGCATGGACTCACGTAAATTGGATCAATTGCATAAGATTGACCCGATCCCAAACCCATATGGTGCAGATGATGTTGGCTGTGAAAAACTGTCAGGGCCAACTGATAAGAAAATTTTTGATAATGATGCGCCAAAAGCTATCAGTGTCCAGCCGCCAAGACCCAAGCCATGGGAAAAAACTTACGTACTATTGCCAGCCTATGAAAAAGTCGCTGATGATAAATATTTATACGCTCATGCATCACGTATTTTGCATCAAGAGCAAAACCCAGGCTGTGCGCGTGCGTTATTTCAAGCCCAAGGAAATCGCTCTGTTTGGGTCAATCCGCCAGCTTGGCCATTGAATACTGACGAAATGGACGCAGTATTTGATTTGCCGTATCAACGAGTGCCGCACCCAAGTTACGGCAAGGCGAAAATTCCTGCATATGACATGATTAAAACCTCGATTAACATTATGCGAGGGTGTTTTGGTGGTTGTTCGTTCTGTTCGATTACAGAACACGAAGGGCGCATTATTCAAAGTCGTTCACAAGAATCAATCATCAAAGAAATCAAAGATATTCAAGAAAAAGTACCTGGGTTTACTGGGGTGATTTCAGATCTTGGTGGGCCAACGGCGAACATGTATCGTCTTGGCTGCACCAGCGTAAAAGCGGAAACAACGTGTCGTCGTTTATCCTGTGTTTATCCAAGTATCTGTGGCCATTTAGGGACAGATCATAAACACACCATTGATTTATACCGAGCAGCACGTGACGTCCCAGGAATTAAAAAGGTACTGATTGCCTCTGGTGTACGTTATGACTTAGCCACTGAAGATCCACGCTATGTTAAAGAGCTGGCTAAACACCATGTTGGTGGCTATTTAAAAATTGCCCCAGAGCATACCGAAGATGGCCCACTCAGTAAGATGATGAAGCCGGGTATGGGCAGTTATCATAAGTTTAAAGAGTTATTTGATTTTTACTCTAAAGAAGCGGGTAAGAAGCAGTACTTGATCCCGTACTTTATTTCTGCGCATCCAGGGACTACAGATGAGGACATGCTGAACCTGGCGTTATGGCTTAAATCAGAAAAGTTTAAGCTAGACCAAGTTCAGAATTTTTATCCATCGCCAATGGCTAATGCGACTACCATTTATCACACTGAGCTTAACTCACTTAAAAATGTGAAACACAGCAGTGAAGAAGTGACCGTACCGAAAAAAGGTCGTCAACGTCGCTTACATAAAGCATTGCTACGTTATCATGATCCCGCTGGCTGGCCTCTTATTCGTGAAGCACTTGTTGCTATGGGTAAAGAGCATTTGATTGGCCACGGCGTCCAACATATTGTTCCGCCAGAAGCGCGTAATGAGCGCCAAGGCTTTGGTGCTAAAAACCGTGGCAGTAAGAGTGACGGCAGTAAAAAAGCATTCACCCGTTTTTCTGGTAATCAGTTTGATGATAGAAAGTCATCAGGCAAGAAACCCACACCTGCGAATAAAGCTAAGGCAGAAGGCGGCACCAGTGGGAGCGGGAAGTCATCGGATAAGGGTAACAATGCAGGCAAAGGCAAAACTGGCTGGTCACAAAAGAAAAAGCCGTTTAGCGCTAAAGGCACTGGTGGTGCAGGCCAAAAACAAGGAAAACGCCCTGCGAGAGCGAAATAA
- a CDS encoding ShlB/FhaC/HecB family hemolysin secretion/activation protein — protein MLVIMMSPVLVLASQAPLTVPNQSDKDRETANQNNTITVDNIIVQSNAIFDESDPDAFFIHHWANWLHINTTEPTILDKLTFKEGEQVTQKTFAEAQRLLRAEPYLRDAKIYVAQKAPDADSDEQTVVVETWDNWSLLPTFSLSSSGGETKYSVGIKEDNLMGLGIKTRLKYQSNADRTGYKFGVTAPLKIIQHATVSANIYDNSDGQATHLYFTKPFYSLDTKDQYFAEYLTDQRIDTLRQNGEDVNEFEHNVDYAALSFGWLLNKTDADLSRVTLGITQDKHQFAASDTFPDGPLPQNRDFIYPWIGYEYLQDDYQVFTNIHLINNNEDFNLGWRHYARVGFETNDVSEGNNIGYHFNVSSSRGYQLEKDLLLLNFSGQASINTSQKDFYNVSAQAEYFYKIHPKWTAYAKTRLATSKNNYLDKPFALGDDTGVRGYPNDYQYGDNQWLLTGEVRYYPNINLYQLAELGWATFVDIGQAFGGPDENNEVSSPIGSVGIGARVFSSKSSYGSVGHIDLAVPFTSGEKVDDWEWRFQVKNRF, from the coding sequence ATGTTAGTCATCATGATGTCTCCCGTGCTTGTATTAGCCTCACAAGCACCGCTAACTGTACCCAATCAAAGCGATAAAGACCGTGAGACAGCAAATCAAAATAACACCATTACTGTTGATAACATTATCGTGCAGAGTAATGCTATTTTTGACGAAAGTGACCCTGATGCCTTTTTTATCCATCATTGGGCGAATTGGCTACACATTAATACCACTGAACCCACTATTCTCGACAAGCTCACTTTTAAAGAGGGTGAACAAGTCACTCAAAAAACGTTTGCTGAAGCACAACGGTTATTACGTGCTGAACCTTACTTACGTGATGCAAAAATATATGTTGCCCAGAAAGCGCCCGATGCGGACTCCGATGAGCAAACCGTGGTGGTTGAAACCTGGGATAACTGGTCGCTACTCCCCACATTTAGTCTAAGTTCAAGTGGCGGTGAAACCAAATATTCAGTCGGGATTAAAGAAGATAACTTAATGGGACTTGGGATTAAAACTCGCCTTAAGTATCAATCTAATGCTGATAGAACGGGTTATAAATTTGGCGTTACCGCCCCACTCAAAATTATTCAACATGCCACTGTATCTGCCAATATTTATGACAACAGTGATGGCCAAGCAACCCACTTGTACTTTACTAAGCCTTTTTACTCATTGGACACAAAGGATCAGTATTTTGCAGAGTACTTAACAGATCAACGTATTGATACTTTGAGACAAAATGGTGAAGACGTTAATGAATTCGAACATAACGTTGATTATGCCGCCTTGTCTTTTGGTTGGTTATTAAATAAAACAGACGCAGATCTTTCAAGAGTAACACTCGGTATTACCCAGGATAAACATCAATTTGCAGCCAGTGACACGTTCCCCGATGGTCCTTTACCTCAAAATAGAGATTTTATTTACCCTTGGATAGGTTATGAATACCTGCAAGATGACTATCAGGTTTTTACCAATATTCACTTGATCAACAATAATGAGGATTTTAATTTAGGCTGGCGCCATTATGCTCGAGTTGGTTTTGAAACCAATGATGTTAGTGAGGGGAATAATATCGGCTACCATTTTAATGTTAGCTCTAGCCGAGGTTATCAACTAGAAAAAGACTTACTGTTACTCAATTTCAGTGGCCAAGCTAGCATCAATACCAGCCAAAAAGACTTTTATAATGTTAGCGCTCAAGCTGAGTACTTTTATAAAATTCATCCTAAATGGACTGCCTACGCTAAAACTCGGCTGGCAACCTCGAAAAACAATTACCTTGATAAACCTTTTGCTTTAGGTGATGACACTGGAGTTAGGGGGTATCCCAATGATTACCAATATGGTGATAATCAATGGTTACTCACAGGTGAAGTTAGGTATTATCCCAACATCAACCTTTACCAATTAGCTGAATTAGGTTGGGCAACCTTTGTTGATATAGGCCAAGCCTTTGGCGGACCTGATGAAAACAACGAGGTCAGCTCCCCTATAGGCAGTGTCGGCATTGGTGCGCGAGTTTTCTCCTCAAAATCAAGCTATGGTAGCGTAGGTCATATTGATTTAGCCGTGCCTTTTACCAGTGGGGAAAAAGTCGATGACTGGGAATGGCGTTTTCAAGTAAAAAACCGTTTTTAA
- a CDS encoding putative porin has protein sequence MKNVTALALLSGLFALPAIAAQDAPFQHEAGLEYSANTEEFGDGIWDLNYRYYIKPVSQDNGPYALNGFLAQTTNIGAGYSMFDDADTDTVRIDGTYVFDSKWFVGAEYNRFEIGDFSGNLYQFEAGYYFNDSSKVAAFYVDGSDDFESFYGAEIRSFLAFETTTGIDLGAMWTHTDNDDIFNLNADWYVTKAWSVGLGYVDDGSDNDFAAKTAYWLRMSDAFSATFEVSKVLDSDVDGFGASIGIVGRF, from the coding sequence ATGAAAAACGTTACCGCTTTAGCACTACTATCTGGTCTATTCGCACTTCCTGCAATCGCAGCACAAGATGCTCCGTTTCAACACGAAGCAGGTCTTGAATATTCAGCTAATACTGAAGAATTCGGCGATGGTATTTGGGATCTAAACTACCGCTACTACATCAAGCCAGTATCACAAGATAATGGCCCATATGCATTGAATGGTTTTTTAGCGCAAACCACTAATATTGGTGCTGGTTACTCAATGTTTGATGATGCAGATACTGACACTGTTCGTATTGATGGAACTTATGTATTTGACTCAAAATGGTTTGTTGGTGCTGAATACAATCGCTTTGAAATCGGCGATTTCAGTGGCAACCTTTACCAATTCGAAGCGGGTTACTACTTCAATGACAGCTCGAAAGTCGCGGCATTCTATGTCGATGGCAGTGATGATTTTGAGTCATTCTACGGTGCTGAAATTCGCAGCTTTCTAGCCTTTGAAACCACAACAGGCATCGATTTAGGCGCTATGTGGACTCACACTGACAATGACGACATCTTCAATTTGAATGCTGACTGGTATGTGACTAAAGCTTGGTCTGTTGGGCTTGGATATGTTGACGACGGTTCAGATAATGATTTTGCAGCTAAGACAGCGTACTGGTTGCGTATGTCTGACGCTTTCTCTGCAACTTTTGAAGTATCTAAAGTACTTGATTCTGATGTAGATGGCTTTGGCGCAAGTATCGGTATTGTCGGTCGCTTCTAA